One Tamandua tetradactyla isolate mTamTet1 chromosome 19, mTamTet1.pri, whole genome shotgun sequence genomic region harbors:
- the TMEM156 gene encoding transmembrane protein 156 isoform X1 yields the protein MTKTAPLKLLVAILITFILILPEYFKTPKGNTLKLSCQEVCLQPNFTFLLSSLNFSFMTLLQPIREAQTVMGIFLNHSNFPNFTMVCEGITSDFQKPSSCLVCESKGNMDFISLKQTSKVLIMRRAMEVEANDCHSPCQHYNFTVAPIIGHLEEYIATCTLKTHPRKSAVTEEDLTKEKPINHTCRILEDPNKCINISLHLEMDVKHFTCSMKITWYILVLSVFIVMIILIIYKILEGHRKVWKWQRHNYKTSVLLRGNDSEKLRALNVHVMSVETMQRRPLAQVEEALPPIPELEVYSVVHREQCARLSL from the exons gAAATACGTTGAAGCTATCGTGTCAGGAAGTGTGTTTGCAGCCTAATTTCACCTTTTTACTCTCCtccttaaatttttctttcatgactCTTCTGCAACCAATAAGGGAAGCTCAGACTGTTATGGGAATCTTTCTAAATCATTCCAACTTTCCAAACTTCACCATGGTCTGCGAAGGCATCACAAGTGACTTCCAAAAACCCTCTTCATGTTTGGTTTGTGAGTCCAAAGGAAACAtggattttatttctctgaaacaGACATCAAAAG tTCTTATCATGAGAAGAGCAATGGAAGTGGAAGCAAATGATTGTCATTCACCTTGTCAACATTATAACTTCACTGTAGCGCCTATAATTGGCCACTTGGAGGAATACATTGCTACCTGCACTTTAAAAACCCACCCTAGAAAGTCAGCAGTCACTGAGGAGGACCTAACCAAGGAAAAGCCAATAAACCATACCTGTAGAATTTTGGAAGATCCGAATAagtgtataaatatttctttgcACCTAGAAATGGATGTAAAAC acTTCACTTGTTCTATGAAGATCACTTGGTATATTTTAGTCCTATCTGTTTTTATAGTTATGATCATCCTCATTATCTACAAAATACTTGAAGGTCACAGGAAAGTGTGGAAGTGGCAGA GACACAACTACAAAACATCTGTTCTCTTAAGAGGAAATGATTCTGAGAAACTGAGAGCTTTGAATGTGCATGTTATGTCCG TAGAGACCATGCAGAGGCGACCCTTGGCTCAGGTCGAGGAAGCACTTCCTCCAATACCAGAACTAGAAGTTTATTCCGTAGTGCATCGAGAACAGTGTGCACG ATTATCCCTTTAA
- the TMEM156 gene encoding transmembrane protein 156 isoform X2, whose amino-acid sequence MTKTAPLKLLVAILITFILILPEYFKTPKGNTLKLSCQEVCLQPNFTFLLSSLNFSFMTLLQPIREAQTVMGIFLNHSNFPNFTMVCEGITSDFQKPSSCLVCESKGNMDFISLKQTSKVLIMRRAMEVEANDCHSPCQHYNFTVAPIIGHLEEYIATCTLKTHPRKSAVTEEDLTKEKPINHTCRILEDPNKCINISLHLEMDVKHFTCSMKITWYILVLSVFIVMIILIIYKILEGHRKVWKWQRHNYKTSVLLRGNDSEKLRALNVHVMSETMQRRPLAQVEEALPPIPELEVYSVVHREQCARLSL is encoded by the exons gAAATACGTTGAAGCTATCGTGTCAGGAAGTGTGTTTGCAGCCTAATTTCACCTTTTTACTCTCCtccttaaatttttctttcatgactCTTCTGCAACCAATAAGGGAAGCTCAGACTGTTATGGGAATCTTTCTAAATCATTCCAACTTTCCAAACTTCACCATGGTCTGCGAAGGCATCACAAGTGACTTCCAAAAACCCTCTTCATGTTTGGTTTGTGAGTCCAAAGGAAACAtggattttatttctctgaaacaGACATCAAAAG tTCTTATCATGAGAAGAGCAATGGAAGTGGAAGCAAATGATTGTCATTCACCTTGTCAACATTATAACTTCACTGTAGCGCCTATAATTGGCCACTTGGAGGAATACATTGCTACCTGCACTTTAAAAACCCACCCTAGAAAGTCAGCAGTCACTGAGGAGGACCTAACCAAGGAAAAGCCAATAAACCATACCTGTAGAATTTTGGAAGATCCGAATAagtgtataaatatttctttgcACCTAGAAATGGATGTAAAAC acTTCACTTGTTCTATGAAGATCACTTGGTATATTTTAGTCCTATCTGTTTTTATAGTTATGATCATCCTCATTATCTACAAAATACTTGAAGGTCACAGGAAAGTGTGGAAGTGGCAGA GACACAACTACAAAACATCTGTTCTCTTAAGAGGAAATGATTCTGAGAAACTGAGAGCTTTGAATGTGCATGTTATGTCCG AGACCATGCAGAGGCGACCCTTGGCTCAGGTCGAGGAAGCACTTCCTCCAATACCAGAACTAGAAGTTTATTCCGTAGTGCATCGAGAACAGTGTGCACG ATTATCCCTTTAA